Part of the Triplophysa rosa linkage group LG3, Trosa_1v2, whole genome shotgun sequence genome, CTCAAACTCCAGTGATCATGAAAAAGACCACCGATGGCTTGGCTGCGATGCCACTCAACGGTGTGATCTGTGGTATGATTCGGAATGGTGTTTGTGCACACAGCTTTACAGAAAGGACACTGCTCCCAGCATCCACTCAGCTGTTCAAACAGAATATCAACTGGCTTTTCTTTGAGTTTGAAAATCAAAGGCTTTGAGCCCAAAAGACTTTTGGGGTCCTTCAGTGTTTCCTCCAACATTTCCTTGAGCGAACGAGCAACTGACTCCTGGAGAATTTGTGCATCATCAATGTGCATATCTTCAATAGTACTCAAATCATTTCTTGACAAATGAATATGGTGTTTCCGATGGTCTGTTCGGTAAAGTCCTGTGCAAAACTGATCAAGCCACATCGAGGCATTTCCCTGTGTTTCTCTCATATTTTCTGATGCAGAAGAGCTCTCAACCAAAACTATGTCTGTCAGTTGTGACCAGCTGGATGTAAGTGCCTCTAGAACTTTTGCTTCATCATCAATATAGTTGACAACACATTCTCTAATGAACTCTCGATAGAAATATTTTGGATTTTGATTGTACATCATGTAATCCTTAAAATTCTCTTTTTCTGCCAATTGTTTCATTATGTGAAGCTCCAAATTAAATTTATTATGTTTAAGTGCTGGGTGGTGTGACTTCAGATGGTCTGCTATGTCAATGCTGTACATGTCAAAAAGAGCACATTGCATTGGTCCTTTAAGTTTGCTTGTGAGAACTGAGACAAAAGTCTTAACTGATTCAGCGCCCTGACAGTACTGTTTGTACAGTTCAAAGTAATTTTGCTTTTGATTCATTAATTGTTTAATGGGATCATTTGCTGACTTtaaatcttcatttatttttctaagCTTGCAAGTTACTTTTTTGCAAACATAAGCAGATATGCTGGCTTTGTACAAACTTGTGAATTGTAAATCACAGGAACTCTGACATTTTTGGATAATTTCCTCAATTTCCCCCAAAATCTCATGAATGAAATTCTCAGTTACTTCATTTTTCTCAGCAGCCTTCTGAGTTATTCTTCTATTAGTGTCCTCTAAAATCCGTTTAGAAATGTCATTACCTAAATCATTAAAACGATCGTATTTGAAAGGCTTTAAGAGTGAAAATTTGATATGTTTGGCATTATCAAATTTAAACTCTTTTTCTGATATGTTAcaaatggtatttttgtgtttttcaaagcGATCAAATACAGCATTTTCAACCATTACCTGAACATCTATTTCAGTTTCTTTAGGATTCATATCGGACAGATCCGTTGTCCACTGTATCCAGAGTCTGTTAAATTCACTCTGTATTAGATCATCGGTTGGAGTTTGATTTCTGAGTTCAGATGCTGCAGCCATGCTCTTCTGAAACAAATCTTTCTCATACTGTTTCATCTTGCTGTCAAGCTCTAGTTTGAGTTGTCTTTGCTTTATTTCCTTAAATCCTTTTGCATAGGTTTCATTGGTGACTTCATTTATCAAACTTTCCAGTCTCGAATCAATTAAAACTATCCACTGAGAGAGAATATCAGAATGTTTCTGTGTCCTGAAATATTTGTCCACATTCATTTTGATGGCATTATAAGTGTCTGCAAACATCTCTTTTATCTTTGATTCACTGATATTACTCAACTCTCCACTTTTAATTCTGCCGTTCAAGGTCGCTTGTGTCTCTAAAGCTTCTTTCCTCAACTGCCAAGACCAACTCTGGTACTCTTTCTCTAGATCACTGTACACTCCCATATCCAAAGAGTTACGGAAGTTAAAGACAAAGTTCTCATTTAACAGTGCGCCCCATATGTCTTTGACTCGTTCACTGAGCTCAGACAGACTGAGAGGTTTGTAGTTCGGCTGCCAGTCTGAAATGGAGAGCACTCTCTTTTTCAGTTCCTGCACATTCTGACTGTATGAAGGGTTGGGTGGAGCCATGGGTGGATCTCCCTCCAATAGACTCTTGAAGTAAAACACATCCCTGTTAACATCAAAGTTTATGATGTCATTGAAGCCTGACACCACCTGATTCTCTTCTTCTGCAGCAGCCTTGGCAATCTCGTCGAGTTTCTCTATCAGTTGCATTCGTCCTCCTTGGTTATTTTCCCTAGCTCCCATGTCTGACACATTTTGGTGAACAAATATACAACTTGGTCTTATGTTTACAAGTTTCATTCTCAACAATGCCTGAAAACAAACCTGGagaatattttgtatttcacaCAGATTTTCTCCCATGACATTTATCAGTGCAATGTCACTGATTCCTATTATGAGGGTTGCCAGTTCATTGTCATTTCTGACCACGATATCAGGATTGCTTTCTGTGGAGCGCAGTCCCTCTGTGTCCAATACTAATATGTAATCAGACAGCTGGTTCCTCATGTGTTCCTCGACTGGAAGCAAATGCATGAATGCTCCTCTTGTGCATGGGCCTGAACTTACAGCAAAATTAAGGCCAAACGTTGTGTTCAGAAGAGTTGACTTGCCAGAACTTTGAAGCCCTACAACAGAAAGAACTAACACTCTTTTGTCCCCAATTTTGTGAGTAAGTTTTTTTATGACAGCTCTGACCCATTGAATTGGTACATAGTTTGTATCACCAACCATTAGTTCCAGTGGGTGTCCAGACAGCATCCAATCAACAGCTATTTCAGGTAGATGATCAAGTTCAATTCCATGGATAGTCTTGTTGTCTTTAGAAGAGCTGTGGGATTCATATAACTGACTTATCTCACGAAACACATGTTGGATCCCAATTGTGGCCTGCTGTATTCCGTCAGATATCTTAGAAATATTCGTCTTGTGGTTACCTTTCTCTTCTTCTGAAGATTCTCTGTATTTTAGCCATGCTGTGTTGTACTGTTTTTTAAGATCAACAAGGTTACTTGTGAGAGCATCATCAAGGCATTTGCTGAACCAGTTGAAAAAGTATAGTCTTTCCTTTTCCTCCACCTTGACAGCATATTGCAGAAAATCTTCCATGAAGATGTTAGGAGAAGCTTTTTTCTGCTGATCTTTTCTAATATTCTGTTTTTCCTGAGTTATTTCAGCACGGTGTTGCTCAATGCTCTTTTGTTTTTTACTCTGCGGGCGGTGAAACTCTTTGTCTTTGTTGCACCAATCCTTCCACATCTGACCTTGCAATggcaaatgttcattttttgatgGCATTTTTCCTTCCTTGCCATATAATATGTTCATGAGCATTTCTGCTTTGTTTCTTCCTAGTTTTTCAGTCTCTGTTCCAACAATGAATCCTTGCTGTTTTGCTTGATCAAAATGATCCTTCAGTTTTTGCTTCCTGTTTTCTTTTGAGAGATATTGATTACACTTAAAGATGATTTCCTTTGTTAGTTCAgcttcatttctgtttttagcAGCGATTTTTTGAGGACCACTTTCGTTTGTTTTCTCCATTCCAGAGAACAAAGCAATAATAGGAGTTTCACGTTTCAGAAAACCATCAAGTGCTGCTTTCACAGAAGCACTGGTGAGATTTTCAGGTAACAGTAATACAATCACTGAACTCAGTCCCTTAAGGAACTCTACCTGTTGGGGATGGTTGCAGGCATCACCATGGAGGTTGATAAAAGCCACGGAGTTTTTAAATATGCCATTTCTTTTCCCCTCTGGCAAGTACCATGAAATCTCTGCTACTCCATCCAACAAAAGCCGTGTTGTTGTACTGCCTTTACAGTGGCGACTGAAGAAAGTTGCGTGCCTGTTCTTGTTGATTACGTCATTCATAatgtttgattttgaaattctggAACTTCCGAGTCTCATGAAAGACACCACTGGAAGAGACATATCCAATATGGAGCTTGTCACTGCAGATTGGTCTGTGGATT contains:
- the LOC130552326 gene encoding interferon-induced very large GTPase 1-like — translated: MDPEGMPNSDMEPTKILDDELAAAGLDSLFWSKVLKDKLGVTDKKQLDYLDEKDFILLKEHIRFRWEEKALWKLFNISEPSKSEDHTKTEGKPTTKQEDVLAFSKACEHHVTKHKAKAKELEAKLKTVHEEPKETYLKNERTLKDCVEGLMKKPFIGSESKCSPAMSISDEEILKTSSGGLALQGIFKTDKVEDLLKDRQQLIKVDTCKLAGPRHNSHYRKYEFSCYKSHKEFFESVGKLGYSYSVEHDLGFPAVQAKYGLQNASVSSTTASLEDQCEKAYEAVTLCHYIPLASTFIDQLILSDSAKKELIEINELLHAINENENNARLLQHAEKFFQKFGSHASQGPIHFGGTFWWQAHAQGFSEQNQKKVKTMVNHVLDMNCSVASKMFLGSHHLSVSKEKGASHKTISDELNTVVQFCIDKFGGPSATDDHTLWKSSLAESNKTWAVIDRGSTLTPVWHIIRTQHKDEFQDPFRLCTFLMRAHEKITHQRAESTDDITVLKTLDEAKEMMRSVHEWSVSDAENHLRDLLKMKTQIKETTTSFRQWIDVFLSNEALQKFLTDITQYDDDNLKFMTCLVMDTHCHEVKTFPNRAQILQWMRGKPEFNQNKNDMFCSIHQFSDVQKVLEKSFEDFQQIPEKDKNNTKNITCEVTHAINSWIDTMKETDTDLVFLVQSLAKLVGYREDTFHPILGPQEIDFLKNELSDTHRKYMDFRKQSTLKAQAFSLLTALTATYKGHISSIHEKQKLLDAFKHTMKTDIIPDLGKAIADFLCHVNWEEFEQALRLMIAEPLRLEDSSQSTDKTSFSENKQTTDSSEVQHGIESKNTEGFFQHNIGLASPCKEMFKKLDLLKYYPANISNADINNININVSMCNNQVGKEKELWFHFIYKLLTLDVNVRFLCIEPELCLSCEAQSNTLESFINFQDDSAVSDIKQETHIHPMDICMAVFYCSNDFVRQIVFTQLYKCHFALPLLVPQLCNQEIEMPVWPLQMSALKCQSTDQSAVTSSILDMSLPVVSFMRLGSSRISKSNIMNDVINKNRHATFFSRHCKGSTTTRLLLDGVAEISWYLPEGKRNGIFKNSVAFINLHGDACNHPQQVEFLKGLSSVIVLLLPENLTSASVKAALDGFLKRETPIIALFSGMEKTNESGPQKIAAKNRNEAELTKEIIFKCNQYLSKENRKQKLKDHFDQAKQQGFIVGTETEKLGRNKAEMLMNILYGKEGKMPSKNEHLPLQGQMWKDWCNKDKEFHRPQSKKQKSIEQHRAEITQEKQNIRKDQQKKASPNIFMEDFLQYAVKVEEKERLYFFNWFSKCLDDALTSNLVDLKKQYNTAWLKYRESSEEEKGNHKTNISKISDGIQQATIGIQHVFREISQLYESHSSSKDNKTIHGIELDHLPEIAVDWMLSGHPLELMVGDTNYVPIQWVRAVIKKLTHKIGDKRVLVLSVVGLQSSGKSTLLNTTFGLNFAVSSGPCTRGAFMHLLPVEEHMRNQLSDYILVLDTEGLRSTESNPDIVVRNDNELATLIIGISDIALINVMGENLCEIQNILQVCFQALLRMKLVNIRPSCIFVHQNVSDMGARENNQGGRMQLIEKLDEIAKAAAEEENQVVSGFNDIINFDVNRDVFYFKSLLEGDPPMAPPNPSYSQNVQELKKRVLSISDWQPNYKPLSLSELSERVKDIWGALLNENFVFNFRNSLDMGVYSDLEKEYQSWSWQLRKEALETQATLNGRIKSGELSNISESKIKEMFADTYNAIKMNVDKYFRTQKHSDILSQWIVLIDSRLESLINEVTNETYAKGFKEIKQRQLKLELDSKMKQYEKDLFQKSMAAASELRNQTPTDDLIQSEFNRLWIQWTTDLSDMNPKETEIDVQVMVENAVFDRFEKHKNTICNISEKEFKFDNAKHIKFSLLKPFKYDRFNDLGNDISKRILEDTNRRITQKAAEKNEVTENFIHEILGEIEEIIQKCQSSCDLQFTSLYKASISAYVCKKVTCKLRKINEDLKSANDPIKQLMNQKQNYFELYKQYCQGAESVKTFVSVLTSKLKGPMQCALFDMYSIDIADHLKSHHPALKHNKFNLELHIMKQLAEKENFKDYMMYNQNPKYFYREFIRECVVNYIDDEAKVLEALTSSWSQLTDIVLVESSSASENMRETQGNASMWLDQFCTGLYRTDHRKHHIHLSRNDLSTIEDMHIDDAQILQESVARSLKEMLEETLKDPKSLLGSKPLIFKLKEKPVDILFEQLSGCWEQCPFCKAVCTNTIPNHTTDHTVEWHRSQAIGGLFHDHWSLRLWKHYRLDKDAGKPFVIDM